The bacterium nucleotide sequence TAATGCTGTTCAGACGCATCTGATAGACCTCGATGGCCTAAAGAGAACGTGCCGTTTCGTCCTGCCGGTGTTCAATGCGATCAAAGAGCTCGTCCAGCTCATCAGGCGTGAGAAAATCGACGTCGTGCACGCCAACTCGCTCTGGGCGCTCAAGTTCTGCACAATCGCGTCCTTAATCACTGGAGTCCCAACTGTCGCGATGATCCACGCCTATCCCAAGATACACAGCCGGCCGAAAAGAATCTTCCACCTCTTGACGAGGCGCTTCTGCTATGGGAGGGCGAGGAAGTTAATCGCGGTCTCCAGTGCGCTGAAGGACGCGTTAGTAGCGGACAAGGCTTCCCCCAGTAAGATCATTGTCATCCCGAACGGAGTCGAGGCCGAGGGCTTTGTGCAATCGCCTAAACAGCCAACCGGACGAACAAAGACAATCCTCACGGTCGGGCGCCTCCACCCCGGTAAAGGCCAGCAGCTGTTCCTGAAAGCTGCCGCAATCGTTCGCAAAGAGCTTCCGGATACGGCGTTCGTCGTGGCCGGTGAGGAATGTCCGACTTCGCTCGAGAACCTGGGATTCAAAGAGAAACTCGTCCAACTCGCCAATGAGCTCGGCCTCTCCGACTGCGTCCAGTTCGTTGGTTACACGAGCAGGCTCCGCGAGCTCTACCGGCGATGCAGCGTAGTCGCTGTCGCCTCGTTCGAGGAGACTTTTGGCCTGGTCGCGCTCGAGGCGATGGCTGCGGGGCGTCCTGTTGTTGCGTCGCGCATCCCCGGTATCACGGAGCTCGTCGATGATGAGAAGACAGGACTTCTGTTCGAGCCTGGCGACCATGAGGACTTAGCCAGGAAGGTCATCCGGCTCCTCTCCGATGCCGGTCTCAGGGCTGATCTCTGCGGCCGTGCGCTTGCCGTTGCGAAGGCGAAATACACCCTTGAATCCACGATCGAGAGGGTGCAGAGCGTTTACGAGGCAATCATAGCTGAGCGCTAGCAAGCGTCGGCAATTGGCTATCGCGGGCTGCACGTGCCCACACGGCCAGGTAACACTCCGCGGCGACAATTCAGGTTGCATATTGCCGTGATAATGTATAGATTTCGCTCCCCAACTTGCCGATCGCCTACGTCGGCGCTCGCATTTGACGGAGTTATCGAACTGTTTTGGCACGTATAGGAGTCAGGATGAAGGATGCCGAGCTTGTAACCTGGGCAAGAAAAGCCGCCGAGAACGCAATCGTTCCCTTCTCAGGATTTCGCGTTGGCGCGGCGCTCCTATCTTCGGACGGGAGGTTATTTCTCGGCTGCAACATCGAGAACGCCTCGCTGTCGATGAGTGTCTGTGCCGAGCAGGTTGCGCTGACGAACGCTCTTTCCAGCGGTGTAAAGAGCTTTGAGATGATCGCAGTCTGGGGCGCTGCCGACGATTTCGTTACGCCTTGCGGGAAGTGCAGGCAGCTGATCCTGGAGTTTGCGCCAAATGTCCAGGTAATCATGGCCAACAGGGATTGCGAGTTCGTCAAGAAACCGATTGAGGCGCTGCTTCCTGAACCGTTCCGGCACAGGACAGGATAGAGGGCGGCCGGGAATCTGGGACTCTTCCGGCTGGATTATGGGTCAGAGGTTTTTTCAGGAGACCTGCCGTTTGGGGCGCTATTCGTTTGGGTTATTCAACTCTTTCTGTGCGACGTTCTTCAGATCGTCATAGAAGCCTTTGAAGTATGAGCAGCTCCGATAGACGACGTCGAACCTAGCTTTCTTGAACATGCTTGTCCCGTCCCTGACCTCGCCGTACCCGTCTCCCTTCCGCAGGCGTTTGAGTACCTTATCCACGCGAGCTTTAGGAGGATTCTCGAAGTTCTTGTTCTCGGCATTAGGATCCGGCATGACGCTCTTATCAATGCACTTCCCATCCGCAA carries:
- a CDS encoding glycosyltransferase family 4 protein — protein: MLPRFLPAKLKPQSKNLLIVLDFPHIGGAERVALQIASHIDTNRFCPIVVVPHKGILYQELKNNAVQTHLIDLDGLKRTCRFVLPVFNAIKELVQLIRREKIDVVHANSLWALKFCTIASLITGVPTVAMIHAYPKIHSRPKRIFHLLTRRFCYGRARKLIAVSSALKDALVADKASPSKIIVIPNGVEAEGFVQSPKQPTGRTKTILTVGRLHPGKGQQLFLKAAAIVRKELPDTAFVVAGEECPTSLENLGFKEKLVQLANELGLSDCVQFVGYTSRLRELYRRCSVVAVASFEETFGLVALEAMAAGRPVVASRIPGITELVDDEKTGLLFEPGDHEDLARKVIRLLSDAGLRADLCGRALAVAKAKYTLESTIERVQSVYEAIIAER
- the cdd gene encoding cytidine deaminase, which codes for MKDAELVTWARKAAENAIVPFSGFRVGAALLSSDGRLFLGCNIENASLSMSVCAEQVALTNALSSGVKSFEMIAVWGAADDFVTPCGKCRQLILEFAPNVQVIMANRDCEFVKKPIEALLPEPFRHRTG